From the genome of Pseudomonas sp. gcc21, one region includes:
- a CDS encoding ligase-associated DNA damage response exonuclease encodes MRDPIIIPTDEGLFCPAGNFHIDPWRPVATAVITHAHADHARAGSEHYLAQHDSLPIMRHRLGEHRFTGLDYGEQRRFGAITLSLHPAGHVLGSAQARLEHDDGRVWVVTGDYKRDPDPTCAPFEVVPCDTLITEATFALPCYRWPPVERVAEQIWEWWSAHPDRPCILFTYALGKAQRVLAALTEHTDRPVYVHGAMVAMTDIYRQAGVTMLPTLPISDLPADHDFGGELILAPPSAAGSSWMRRFRNASTGFASGWMRIRGNRRRRGYDHGFELSDHADWPALLRTIRESGASTVLTTHGRSDDLVRYLREREGVEAYELETLYGGEDD; translated from the coding sequence ATGCGTGATCCGATCATCATTCCGACCGACGAGGGGCTGTTCTGCCCGGCGGGCAACTTTCACATCGATCCGTGGCGTCCGGTGGCTACCGCCGTCATCACCCATGCCCACGCCGATCATGCCCGCGCGGGCAGTGAACACTACCTGGCGCAGCACGACAGCCTGCCGATCATGCGCCACCGGCTGGGTGAGCACCGGTTCACCGGCCTGGATTACGGCGAGCAGCGGCGTTTCGGCGCTATTACCCTGAGTTTGCATCCGGCCGGTCACGTCCTGGGCAGCGCCCAGGCGCGGCTTGAACATGATGATGGCCGCGTCTGGGTGGTGACCGGCGATTACAAACGCGATCCCGACCCGACCTGCGCACCCTTCGAAGTTGTCCCCTGCGATACCCTGATCACCGAGGCGACCTTTGCCTTGCCCTGTTACCGCTGGCCCCCAGTGGAGCGGGTCGCCGAGCAGATTTGGGAGTGGTGGTCGGCGCATCCTGACCGCCCCTGCATTCTCTTCACCTACGCGCTGGGCAAAGCGCAGCGGGTGCTGGCCGCGCTCACTGAACATACTGATCGGCCCGTGTACGTCCACGGCGCGATGGTAGCGATGACCGATATTTACCGGCAGGCCGGCGTGACCATGCTGCCGACTCTGCCCATCTCGGACCTGCCCGCTGACCATGATTTTGGCGGTGAGCTTATTCTGGCGCCGCCCTCTGCCGCCGGCTCGTCATGGATGCGGCGCTTCCGTAACGCGAGTACCGGTTTTGCCTCCGGCTGGATGCGCATACGCGGCAACCGTCGCCGTCGCGGCTATGACCATGGCTTCGAGCTCAGTGACCATGCTGACTGGCCGGCCCTGCTGCGTACCATCCGCGAATCCGGCGCAAGTACCGTGCTCACCACCCACGGGCGCAGTGATGATCTGGTGCGCTATCTGCGCGAACGTGAAGGCGTTGAAGCCTACGAGCTGGAAACCCTCTACGGCGGCGAGGACGACTGA
- the znuB gene encoding zinc ABC transporter permease subunit ZnuB, with protein sequence MPDFLMYALVAGLGLALVAGPLGSFVVWRRMAYFGDTLSHSALLGIAMGMLLEINLTIAVTAGCVLLAILLVVMQNRQWLASDTLLGILAHSTLSLGLVVLALTDNVRVDLMAYLFGDLLAISTADLGWMLGGVVVVSVLLALLWRRLLAVTVHEELARVEGQPVTAIRMALMLLIAIVIAVAMKIVGVLLITSLLIIPPAAAQRHARTPEQMALGASVLGCLAVLGGLSMSWNLDTPAGPSIVVCAAALFMLVLAVPRRA encoded by the coding sequence ATGCCTGATTTTCTGATGTACGCGCTGGTGGCAGGATTGGGGCTGGCGCTGGTTGCCGGCCCGCTTGGCTCCTTCGTGGTCTGGCGGCGCATGGCCTATTTTGGCGATACCCTGTCGCACTCTGCCCTGCTCGGCATCGCCATGGGCATGCTGCTGGAAATCAACCTGACCATCGCGGTCACCGCTGGCTGTGTGCTGTTGGCGATCCTGCTGGTGGTGATGCAGAACCGCCAGTGGCTGGCCAGCGATACCCTGCTGGGCATTCTCGCGCACAGCACGCTTTCACTTGGCCTCGTGGTGCTGGCGCTGACCGATAACGTGCGGGTCGATCTGATGGCCTATCTGTTCGGTGATCTGCTGGCGATCAGCACGGCGGATCTCGGCTGGATGCTCGGCGGCGTGGTTGTCGTCTCGGTATTGCTGGCGCTGCTCTGGCGCCGTTTGCTGGCGGTCACCGTGCATGAAGAGCTGGCGCGCGTTGAGGGCCAGCCGGTCACGGCGATCCGTATGGCGCTGATGCTGCTGATCGCCATCGTCATTGCCGTGGCGATGAAAATTGTCGGCGTGCTGTTGATCACCTCCCTGTTGATCATTCCGCCTGCCGCCGCCCAGCGTCACGCACGCACCCCGGAACAGATGGCTCTCGGTGCCAGTGTGCTGGGTTGTCTGGCGGTGCTCGGCGGTTTGAGCATGTCGTGGAATCTGGATACGCCGGCCGGCCCGTCAATCGTGGTCTGCGCAGCGGCGCTGTTCATGCTGGTGCTGGCGGTGCCCAGACGCGCCTGA
- the znuC gene encoding zinc ABC transporter ATP-binding protein ZnuC, with protein MSNALLSLESVSLRLHGNAILDQVNLSVQPGEIVTLIGPNGAGKTSLVRIVLGLLKADSGTVTRKSRLRIGYMPQKLQVDATLPLTVLRFLMLAPRVKRPAAVEALEEVGAGHLAQRPLQQVSGGELQRILLARALLRKPHLLVLDEPVQGVDVNGQIELYELITRLRDRYGCGVLMVSHDLHLVMSTTNTVVCLNRHVCCSGRPEQVSLDPAFVALFGEQASALAVYNHHHDHDHDLHGEVVETPAGHQHGPSCKHA; from the coding sequence ATGAGCAACGCACTGCTTTCCTTGGAGTCGGTCAGTCTGCGGCTGCATGGCAACGCCATTCTCGACCAGGTGAACCTCAGCGTTCAGCCGGGTGAAATCGTCACGCTGATCGGGCCCAACGGCGCCGGCAAGACCAGTCTGGTGCGCATCGTGCTCGGCCTGCTCAAAGCCGATTCCGGCACGGTCACACGCAAATCGCGACTGCGGATTGGCTATATGCCGCAGAAACTGCAGGTTGATGCGACGCTGCCGCTGACAGTATTGCGTTTCCTGATGCTCGCACCCCGGGTCAAGCGTCCCGCGGCGGTCGAGGCGCTTGAAGAGGTCGGCGCAGGGCATCTGGCCCAGCGTCCGTTGCAGCAGGTGTCGGGGGGCGAACTGCAGCGCATCCTGCTGGCGCGGGCCTTGCTGCGCAAACCCCATCTGCTGGTGCTCGATGAGCCGGTGCAGGGCGTTGACGTCAACGGTCAGATCGAACTCTACGAACTCATCACCCGGCTACGCGACCGCTACGGGTGCGGCGTACTGATGGTGTCGCATGACCTGCATCTGGTGATGTCCACGACCAATACCGTGGTCTGCCTCAACCGCCACGTCTGCTGTTCCGGCCGGCCCGAGCAGGTCAGTCTGGACCCCGCTTTCGTCGCACTGTTCGGCGAGCAGGCCAGCGCGCTGGCGGTATACAACCATCACCACGATCACGACCATGATCTGCACGGCGAGGTGGTCGAAACGCCCGCCGGGCATCAACACGGACCGAGTTGCAAGCATGCCTGA
- a CDS encoding Fur family transcriptional regulator encodes MTDAFIQIDPHHPHDHSQCVSEALGAAEQLCAQAGVRFTTLRKRVLELVWQSHKPLGAYDILETLAREDERRAAPPTVYRALDFLLEQGLVHRIASLNAFIGCASPEHRHEGQFLICRSCRIAIELDQPAIRDAIAVSANSVGFAVEGETVEITGLCAQCQAAA; translated from the coding sequence ATGACGGACGCATTTATTCAGATCGACCCCCATCACCCGCACGACCATAGCCAGTGTGTCAGCGAGGCGCTGGGCGCTGCCGAGCAGCTGTGCGCCCAGGCCGGCGTGCGCTTTACCACGCTGCGTAAGCGGGTGCTGGAACTGGTCTGGCAGAGCCACAAACCGCTCGGTGCCTACGATATTCTCGAGACGCTGGCGCGTGAGGATGAGCGCCGCGCCGCGCCGCCCACCGTATATCGGGCGCTGGACTTTCTGCTTGAGCAGGGGCTGGTGCACCGCATTGCCTCGCTGAATGCCTTTATCGGCTGCGCCAGTCCGGAGCATCGGCACGAAGGGCAGTTTCTGATCTGCCGATCCTGTCGAATCGCCATCGAGCTGGATCAGCCGGCCATCCGCGACGCCATCGCGGTCAGCGCGAACAGCGTGGGTTTCGCCGTCGAAGGCGAAACGGTGGAAATCACCGGGCTCTGTGCCCAGTGCCAGGCGGCCGCATGA
- the znuA gene encoding zinc ABC transporter substrate-binding protein ZnuA, translated as MLFRRLMLLFVGLSVSWSAASATTPTVLTTIKPVQLIAAAVLEGVGSPAVLLPPGASPHSYALRPSDRRAVLQAERIYWVGPDLERFVERLLNESQTAVALMHIPQLTLRDMRQTLDDHADSAASQSHQHAHDELSHGHEHKPGSLDAHIWLDPHNALTIARYMAEDLKALYPDHASTLDQNLAAFESRLTQLDSRLRARFEALHDKPYFVFHDGYGYFEDHYNLAPRGIFSLSHDVQPGARHINALREQLQQAGPACVFSEPQFTPRLIDSLTRDLPVRKAELDPLGSEVDVNARGYEALLKGLADQLAGCLEQL; from the coding sequence ATGTTGTTCCGTCGTCTGATGCTGCTGTTTGTCGGGCTCAGTGTGAGTTGGTCCGCTGCCTCAGCCACTACCCCCACCGTGCTGACTACTATCAAGCCGGTGCAGTTGATCGCTGCTGCTGTTCTGGAGGGCGTCGGTTCGCCTGCGGTACTGCTGCCACCGGGCGCGTCGCCGCACAGCTATGCATTGCGACCCTCTGACCGCCGTGCGGTGCTGCAGGCCGAGCGCATCTACTGGGTAGGCCCGGATCTTGAGCGGTTCGTTGAACGGCTTCTGAATGAGAGCCAGACCGCGGTGGCGCTTATGCACATTCCGCAACTGACACTGCGCGACATGCGCCAGACGCTGGACGACCATGCCGATTCTGCGGCATCGCAATCACATCAACATGCGCACGATGAGCTTTCGCACGGCCACGAGCACAAACCCGGCAGTCTGGACGCGCATATCTGGCTCGACCCGCACAATGCTTTGACCATTGCGCGCTATATGGCTGAGGATCTGAAGGCGTTGTATCCGGACCACGCAAGCACGCTGGATCAGAACCTGGCTGCATTCGAAAGTCGCCTGACGCAACTGGATAGCCGGCTGCGCGCTCGCTTCGAGGCTCTGCATGACAAGCCGTACTTCGTATTCCATGACGGCTACGGTTACTTCGAAGATCATTACAACCTGGCGCCGCGTGGCATTTTCAGCCTGTCCCATGATGTGCAGCCGGGTGCGCGACATATCAATGCGCTGCGGGAGCAGCTGCAGCAAGCCGGCCCCGCCTGCGTCTTCAGCGAACCGCAATTCACCCCACGACTGATCGACTCCCTGACTCGCGACCTGCCTGTGCGCAAGGCAGAGCTTGACCCGCTGGGCAGCGAAGTCGACGTGAATGCGCGGGGCTATGAGGCTTTGCTAAAAGGACTTGCCGACCAGTTGGCGGGGTGTCTTGAACAGCTGTAA
- a CDS encoding homoserine kinase: MSVFTPVSRAELEQFLHRFELGELVDFRGIDGGSENSNFFVTCEGGEFVLTLVERGPVNELAFFVALLECLHQAALPVPYAIPDRQGQAIGSLNGRPALLQPCLPGSHVQQPDASHCSAVGDILARLHAVSADCGLARKTDRGVEWMQHEAALLRQSASGDASALLDEALHALEQFASFRPALPQAVLHADLFRDNVMFEGHELTGVIDFYNAASGSTLYDVAISVNDWCLDDANQLDPARTDALLKAYAAHRPFTNVEAECWPHMLRIAALRFWLSREIAARAHAEHEGVLIKDPDHFQAILANHRRVEVELPVSG, from the coding sequence ATGTCGGTATTCACTCCGGTCAGCCGCGCCGAGCTTGAGCAGTTCCTGCACCGCTTCGAGCTGGGTGAGCTGGTTGATTTCAGGGGCATCGACGGCGGCAGCGAGAACAGCAATTTCTTCGTGACCTGTGAGGGCGGCGAGTTTGTGCTCACCCTTGTTGAGCGCGGTCCGGTGAATGAGTTGGCGTTTTTCGTTGCGCTGCTTGAGTGCCTGCACCAGGCAGCGCTGCCGGTGCCTTACGCCATCCCGGATCGGCAGGGACAGGCTATAGGCAGCTTGAATGGTCGACCGGCACTGCTCCAGCCCTGTCTGCCGGGCTCACATGTGCAGCAACCGGATGCCAGCCATTGCAGCGCTGTGGGTGACATATTGGCGCGTTTGCATGCGGTCAGCGCCGATTGCGGCCTTGCCCGTAAAACCGATCGCGGTGTCGAGTGGATGCAGCACGAAGCCGCACTGCTACGCCAGTCTGCATCGGGCGACGCGTCCGCACTGCTTGACGAGGCTCTGCACGCCCTTGAACAGTTCGCCTCGTTCAGGCCTGCCCTGCCGCAGGCCGTCCTGCACGCGGATCTGTTCCGCGACAACGTCATGTTCGAAGGCCATGAGCTGACCGGCGTGATCGATTTCTACAACGCTGCCAGCGGCTCGACGCTTTATGACGTAGCCATAAGCGTGAATGACTGGTGCCTGGACGATGCCAATCAACTCGACCCGGCCCGCACAGACGCCCTGCTCAAGGCGTACGCCGCGCACCGTCCTTTCACCAATGTGGAGGCCGAGTGCTGGCCGCACATGTTACGCATCGCCGCGCTGCGGTTCTGGCTCTCCAGAGAAATTGCAGCGCGGGCGCATGCCGAGCATGAAGGCGTGTTGATCAAGGACCCGGATCATTTCCAGGCGATTCTGGCGAATCACCGCCGGGTTGAGGTAGAGCTGCCGGTCTCAGGCTGA
- a CDS encoding DUF2782 domain-containing protein, with the protein MSRRVNRWLGAAVLAVSLPLMAQDQITAEPDVTIRQEGDRTVEEYRVNGFLYAVKVTPKVGAPYFLVAVDDEGNFTRSDQPEGMRIPSWKIFEW; encoded by the coding sequence ATGTCACGCAGAGTAAACCGTTGGTTGGGCGCCGCAGTGTTGGCAGTGAGCCTGCCGCTCATGGCACAGGATCAGATTACTGCAGAGCCGGACGTAACCATTCGTCAGGAAGGCGACCGCACCGTTGAGGAGTATCGGGTCAATGGCTTTCTCTATGCCGTCAAAGTTACTCCAAAGGTCGGTGCGCCCTACTTTTTGGTAGCCGTGGATGACGAAGGCAACTTCACCCGTAGCGATCAGCCTGAAGGCATGCGTATCCCATCCTGGAAGATCTTCGAGTGGTGA
- the polA gene encoding DNA polymerase I, whose protein sequence is MTDNAPLILVDGSSYLYRAFHALPPLMTSTGKPTGAVKGVLNMLNSLRRQYPHSPFAVVFDAKGPTFRDELFESYKSHRPPMPDDLRVQIEPLHASVRALGLPLLCVEGVEADDVIGTLARQSAAAGRPVIISTGDKDMAQLVDEHITLVNTMSGTVLDIAGVHDKFGVGPECIIDYLALMGDKSDNIPGVPGIGEKTAQGLVTGLGGGLDVIYANLEKIPELPIRGAKKLADKLVENREMAYLSYQLATIKVDVELELRADALMPGEPNREALIELYQQLEFRNWLDELQREAKAADDAIPGLAKAETVEPHYETILEKADFERWVDKLKAAKLFALDTETTNLNAQLAELVGISLAVNPHEAAYIPLGHSYMGVPQQLDRDYVLATLKPLLEDSSRAKVGQHFKYDMNILAHYGIDVCGVSYDTMLESYVLNSTASRHDMDSLSLKYLGHGTIRFEDVAGKGAKQLTFDQVSLEQAGPYACEDADITLRLHQTLLQKLSATPSLVSVLKDIEMPLVPVLARIERYGALVDGQLLGVQSRELGEKMLELEQRAHELAGQQFNLGSPKQLGVVLYEKQGLPVISKTAKGQPSTAESVLAELAEQGYELPQVIMQYRTVSKLKSTYTDRLPEQINPRTGRIHTSYHQAVTATGRLSSSDPNLQNIPIRTAEGRRIRQAFIAPEGYKVLAADYSQIELRIMAHLAQDDGLLDAFRHDRDVHRATAAEVFGVSPEEVSNDQRRSAKAINFGLIYGMSAFGLAKQLGVGRKEAQEYIDRYFARYPGVLGYMERTRQQAGDQGYVETLFGRRLYLPEIHSRNQALRKGAERTAINAPMQGTAADIIKRAMITVDNWLAESGLDVRVIMQVHDELVLEVREDLVEDIRAGLCERMSAAASLDVPLAVEVGVGDNWDEAH, encoded by the coding sequence ATGACTGATAATGCACCTCTGATCCTGGTGGATGGCTCGTCCTACCTGTACCGCGCCTTCCACGCCCTACCGCCACTGATGACCTCCACCGGCAAGCCGACCGGCGCAGTGAAAGGCGTGCTGAACATGCTTAACAGCCTGCGCAGGCAATATCCCCACAGCCCCTTTGCCGTCGTGTTCGATGCCAAGGGGCCGACCTTCCGCGATGAGCTGTTCGAGAGCTACAAGTCCCACCGCCCGCCCATGCCCGATGATCTGCGCGTTCAGATCGAACCGCTGCATGCCAGCGTGCGCGCCTTGGGCCTGCCGCTTTTGTGTGTAGAGGGCGTCGAAGCCGATGACGTGATCGGTACGCTGGCGCGCCAGAGCGCAGCGGCGGGCCGGCCGGTGATCATTTCCACCGGCGACAAGGACATGGCACAGCTGGTCGATGAGCACATCACCCTGGTCAATACCATGAGCGGTACAGTGCTCGACATTGCCGGCGTGCATGACAAGTTTGGCGTCGGGCCGGAATGCATCATCGATTATCTGGCGCTGATGGGGGACAAGTCCGACAACATTCCGGGCGTACCGGGCATCGGCGAGAAAACCGCCCAGGGCCTGGTTACCGGGCTCGGCGGCGGGCTCGATGTCATCTATGCCAATCTGGAAAAGATACCCGAGCTGCCAATCCGCGGTGCCAAGAAACTGGCCGACAAGCTGGTCGAAAATCGCGAGATGGCTTACCTGTCCTATCAGCTGGCGACCATCAAGGTGGATGTCGAACTGGAGCTGCGCGCCGACGCGCTGATGCCCGGCGAACCCAACCGCGAGGCGCTCATCGAGCTGTACCAGCAACTGGAATTTCGCAACTGGCTGGACGAACTGCAGCGCGAAGCCAAGGCCGCCGACGACGCCATACCCGGCCTTGCCAAGGCGGAGACCGTCGAGCCACATTACGAAACCATTCTGGAGAAAGCCGACTTCGAGCGCTGGGTCGATAAGCTCAAGGCCGCTAAGCTGTTTGCCTTGGATACCGAGACCACCAACCTCAACGCACAACTGGCTGAGCTGGTCGGGATCTCGCTGGCGGTCAACCCGCATGAGGCCGCCTATATTCCACTCGGGCACAGCTATATGGGCGTGCCGCAGCAACTCGACCGCGACTATGTATTGGCGACACTCAAGCCGTTGCTTGAGGATTCCTCGCGCGCCAAGGTCGGGCAGCATTTCAAATACGACATGAATATCCTCGCCCACTACGGCATCGATGTTTGCGGCGTGTCCTATGACACCATGCTCGAGTCCTACGTACTGAATTCAACGGCCAGCCGCCACGACATGGACAGCCTGTCGCTGAAGTACCTCGGCCACGGCACCATTCGCTTCGAGGACGTCGCCGGCAAGGGCGCGAAGCAGCTGACCTTCGACCAGGTCTCGCTGGAGCAGGCCGGGCCTTATGCCTGTGAAGACGCGGACATCACGCTGCGTCTGCATCAGACGCTGCTGCAAAAACTGTCCGCTACGCCGTCGCTGGTGAGCGTGCTCAAGGATATAGAGATGCCGTTGGTGCCTGTGCTGGCGCGCATCGAGCGTTATGGCGCATTGGTCGACGGGCAGCTGCTGGGCGTTCAGAGCCGCGAATTGGGCGAGAAGATGCTCGAGCTGGAACAGCGTGCACACGAGCTTGCGGGACAGCAGTTCAACCTCGGCTCGCCCAAGCAGCTGGGTGTTGTGCTGTATGAAAAGCAGGGCCTGCCGGTCATTTCCAAGACCGCCAAGGGCCAGCCCAGCACAGCCGAATCAGTGCTCGCCGAGCTGGCGGAGCAGGGCTACGAGCTGCCTCAGGTGATCATGCAATACCGCACGGTGAGCAAGCTCAAATCCACCTATACCGATCGACTGCCGGAGCAGATCAATCCGCGCACCGGGCGTATCCATACCTCCTATCATCAGGCGGTTACGGCAACCGGCAGGCTGTCATCATCCGATCCGAACCTGCAGAATATTCCGATCCGTACCGCTGAGGGACGGCGCATTCGTCAGGCGTTCATCGCGCCCGAAGGCTACAAGGTGCTGGCGGCGGACTACTCTCAGATCGAGCTGCGCATCATGGCGCATCTTGCCCAGGACGACGGCTTGCTGGATGCCTTCAGGCATGACCGCGACGTACACCGCGCCACGGCGGCTGAAGTATTCGGCGTCTCGCCTGAGGAAGTCAGCAACGACCAGCGCCGTAGCGCCAAGGCGATCAACTTCGGCCTGATCTACGGCATGAGCGCCTTTGGCCTGGCCAAACAGCTTGGCGTGGGTCGCAAGGAAGCCCAGGAATACATCGACCGCTACTTCGCACGCTATCCCGGTGTTCTCGGATATATGGAGCGCACCCGTCAGCAGGCCGGCGATCAGGGCTATGTCGAAACCCTGTTCGGCCGCCGGCTGTATCTACCGGAGATTCATTCGCGCAATCAGGCGCTGCGCAAGGGCGCCGAGCGCACGGCGATCAACGCGCCTATGCAGGGCACCGCCGCTGATATCATCAAGCGCGCAATGATCACGGTAGATAACTGGCTTGCCGAATCCGGACTGGATGTGCGGGTCATCATGCAAGTGCACGACGAACTGGTTCTCGAAGTACGTGAGGATCTGGTCGAAGACATCCGCGCCGGCCTGTGCGAGCGCATGAGCGCCGCTGCCTCGCTGGACGTGCCACTGGCGGTGGAAGTGGGGGTAGGCGACAACTGGGACGAGGCGCACTAA
- the yihA gene encoding ribosome biogenesis GTP-binding protein YihA/YsxC — MSSATPLVSLCQRATFIKSASQVDQCPMDVGYEVAFAGRSNAGKSSALNTLTHARLARTSKTPGRTQLINFFALDEQRRLVDLPGYGYAKVPLALKEHWKQHLDAYLTQRDSLVGLVLVMDIRHPLSDFDRMMLEWADVSGLPAHILLSKADKLAYGAAKNVLLKVQSTVRKEYGNRATVQLFSAPKRQGLEEAYEVLDVWFFSEEDDGEDGAAE, encoded by the coding sequence ATGTCCTCAGCTACACCCCTTGTTTCTCTCTGCCAACGAGCCACGTTCATCAAAAGCGCCAGCCAGGTCGACCAATGTCCCATGGATGTCGGCTATGAAGTGGCCTTCGCCGGACGCTCCAATGCGGGCAAATCCAGCGCCCTGAACACCTTGACCCATGCACGTCTGGCCAGAACCTCGAAAACCCCAGGCCGCACCCAGCTGATAAACTTTTTTGCACTGGATGAACAACGCCGACTGGTTGACCTACCCGGCTACGGTTATGCCAAGGTCCCGCTGGCGCTGAAGGAACACTGGAAGCAGCACCTCGACGCCTACCTGACACAGCGGGATTCGCTGGTCGGCCTGGTATTGGTGATGGACATCCGCCATCCATTGTCGGATTTTGACCGGATGATGCTCGAGTGGGCGGATGTCAGCGGTCTGCCCGCGCATATCCTGCTGAGCAAGGCGGACAAGCTGGCGTATGGCGCAGCGAAGAATGTGCTGCTCAAGGTGCAATCGACAGTGCGCAAGGAATATGGCAACCGGGCGACGGTACAGCTGTTCTCGGCACCCAAGCGTCAGGGGCTGGAAGAAGCATACGAAGTGCTTGATGTGTGGTTCTTCAGTGAAGAAGACGACGGCGAGGATGGGGCAGCGGAGTAA
- a CDS encoding cytochrome c, whose protein sequence is MNKLLVSLVLSLGVAGSAHALEGNAEAGQGKVAVCGACHGPDGNSPLPNFPKIAGQGERYLFKQLVDIKEGARVVPEMTGMLDPFNEQELADIAAYFAEQTATKGVADPDLAQRGEELYRGGNLEVGLPACTGCHSPTGQGIDTAGFPQLAGQHAQYTAKQLVDFREGDRTNDGEARIMQTIASRLSNRDIEAVSDYIQGLR, encoded by the coding sequence ATGAATAAATTACTCGTGAGCCTGGTGTTATCTCTCGGTGTGGCCGGTTCGGCCCATGCACTGGAAGGCAACGCCGAAGCGGGACAGGGCAAGGTCGCCGTTTGTGGCGCCTGTCATGGCCCGGACGGAAATAGCCCTCTCCCGAATTTCCCCAAAATTGCCGGTCAAGGCGAACGCTATCTGTTCAAGCAGTTGGTGGATATCAAGGAGGGCGCTCGAGTAGTTCCGGAGATGACTGGCATGCTGGACCCGTTCAACGAACAGGAACTGGCAGACATCGCGGCTTATTTTGCTGAACAGACCGCGACCAAGGGCGTGGCTGATCCCGATCTGGCCCAGCGTGGCGAAGAGCTGTATCGCGGCGGCAACCTGGAAGTTGGCCTGCCTGCCTGTACCGGCTGCCATTCTCCGACTGGCCAGGGCATCGATACAGCCGGCTTCCCGCAACTGGCTGGTCAGCACGCTCAGTACACCGCCAAGCAGCTGGTTGATTTCCGTGAAGGCGATCGCACCAACGACGGTGAGGCGCGCATCATGCAGACCATCGCCAGCCGCCTGAGCAACCGCGATATCGAAGCTGTTTCAGATTACATTCAGGGTCTGCGATAA
- a CDS encoding thiol:disulfide interchange protein DsbA/DsbL, which yields MRAMLSVGLIWLLGCFAMAATAQEATRYQEGKHYVKLPSPAPVEEPDKIEVAELFWYGCGHCFSFEPIIGEWKKDLPEDVHFRPVPAFFGGAWDTHGQLYYTLDSLDKLDETHTAVFQAMHNQKNRLADQEAMIKFLEPYGITGEEFTKAWSSFGVRAKIEQAKRLAKAYRASGVPTLIVNGKYRIEGGMAGSFEDMLKVADYLVEQERKAL from the coding sequence ATGCGCGCGATGTTATCAGTTGGTCTGATCTGGCTCTTGGGCTGTTTCGCCATGGCCGCGACCGCACAGGAAGCTACCCGCTACCAGGAAGGCAAGCACTACGTGAAGCTGCCAAGCCCGGCACCCGTGGAAGAGCCCGACAAGATCGAAGTCGCCGAGCTGTTCTGGTATGGCTGCGGCCACTGTTTCAGCTTCGAGCCGATCATCGGCGAATGGAAGAAAGACCTGCCAGAGGACGTCCATTTCCGTCCCGTTCCGGCATTCTTTGGTGGCGCCTGGGATACCCACGGGCAGCTGTATTACACCCTGGATAGCCTGGACAAGCTTGATGAAACCCACACGGCTGTCTTCCAGGCGATGCACAATCAAAAGAACCGCCTGGCTGATCAAGAGGCCATGATCAAGTTCCTCGAGCCCTACGGCATTACCGGAGAAGAGTTCACCAAGGCGTGGTCTTCCTTCGGCGTGCGCGCCAAGATCGAGCAAGCCAAACGCCTGGCCAAAGCCTACCGCGCCAGTGGCGTACCGACGCTGATCGTCAACGGCAAATACCGGATCGAAGGCGGCATGGCCGGCAGCTTTGAGGATATGCTGAAGGTTGCAGACTACCTGGTCGAGCAGGAGCGCAAGGCGCTTTAA